In Blastopirellula sp. J2-11, a single genomic region encodes these proteins:
- a CDS encoding ATP-dependent Clp protease adaptor ClpS: MAKQDAAVADAPATQSDTKTDTRNKTKRQPPYVVILHNDDINTFDFVIETLRKVFGYELEKCLQLTINVHKQGRSAIWSGALEVAELKVDQIRSRGADPQMKSKGALPLRVTLEPLPQ, translated from the coding sequence ATGGCGAAACAAGATGCGGCGGTGGCTGACGCCCCCGCGACTCAATCCGACACCAAGACCGACACACGCAACAAGACGAAGCGCCAGCCGCCGTACGTCGTGATCTTGCACAACGACGACATCAACACTTTTGACTTTGTCATCGAGACGCTGCGCAAGGTGTTTGGCTATGAGCTGGAAAAATGCCTCCAGCTGACGATCAACGTCCACAAGCAAGGTCGCAGCGCGATCTGGAGCGGCGCCCTGGAAGTCGCCGAGCTGAAGGTCGACCAAATTCGCTCGCGCGGCGCCGATCCGCAAATGAAGAGCAAAGGGGCGCTCCCGCTGAGAGTGACCCTCGAACCGTTGCCCCAATAG